CAGCTCCTGCGGGTCAACGCCGCGAACGAGGTCGTCCTCGGTAAGCGTGGCCAGGGCCGATGCCGCAGCCGCGACCTGGTCCGGGGTCAGATACGAGGGTGGCCCGTAGCCCCAGTCGTCGTCGAGGTTGTCCAGGAAGTCGAACATCTCCTCGCTGTCGGGTTCGACGTCCGGCGACTCCACGAACTCCTCTGCTCCCAGCACCAGCGGAATCTCGAAGCCCAGCCGGTCGAGGAGGAAGTCGAGGCCGTGCCAGGCATTGTCGGTGGTGGTCCAGCGGTCCGAGTCGTCGTCCCGCGCCGCCATCGCGACCTCGTGGGCCCAGGGAAGGTCGGCCCGGGCCCGCTCCAGGTCGTCCGGAGAAACCCGCAACCAGTTGCCGTTCATGCTCACGACACCACCCCTAGGTATCGCCTGTGACAGCACCGCAGTTCGACGCTGCCTGGGCGTGAGAACCAGCAGG
Above is a window of Verrucosispora sp. NA02020 DNA encoding:
- a CDS encoding DUF1877 family protein — translated: MNGNWLRVSPDDLERARADLPWAHEVAMAARDDDSDRWTTTDNAWHGLDFLLDRLGFEIPLVLGAEEFVESPDVEPDSEEMFDFLDNLDDDWGYGPPSYLTPDQVAAAASALATLTEDDLVRGVDPQELTRAEVYPSIWERPGTLEWAAHFLPDARSFFAAAAKDGDAVICWLD